A region from the Pseudonocardia petroleophila genome encodes:
- a CDS encoding HAD-IC family P-type ATPase: MSDPEAPAACVGSGDVTVAEPDVLHGLTAAQVAERVAAGQTNDVPSRASRSVGEIVRANVLTRFNAIVGVLFAIILVIGPIQDGLFGFVIIINTLIGIVQELRAKRTLERLAIVGEARPRVRRDGATVELAPSGVVLDDVIDLGPGDKIVVDGVVLAAAGLEVDESLLTGESDAVHKEVGDPLLSGSFVTVGGGAQRATKVGREAYAAQLAEEASRFTLVGSELRDGINTILRVITYLLVPAAALIIWSQFRTAGGDVDDALRGMVAALVPMVPEGLVLLTSIAFAVGVVRLGARQCLVQELPAIEGLARVDVVCADKTGTLTENGMRLSEIRPDAADVRAALGALGAADPRPNASLAAVVEGCPDPGWAVTETVPFSSARKWGGATFAEHGTWVLGAADVLLPEGAPERVEAERIGSTGLRVLLLGRRSEPEGPVEPAALVVLEQRVRPEAAGTLAYFAEQDVEVKVISGDNALSVGAVAASLDLPRADAPVDARTLTAADLSDRLEAGTVFGRVTPAQKREMVGALQQRGHTVAMTGDGVNDVLALKDADIGVAMGSGSPATRAVAQIVLLDNSFATLPHVVAEGRRVIGNIERVSNLFLTKTVYSVFLAIAIGALGVPYPFLPRHLTLIGSLTIGIPAFFLALAPNAERARTGFVRRVLRLSVPSGVVAGLVTFVTYLLVRNDAGATEVQHSTAAVLALFVVATWVLVVVARPFVWWKVVMIGFTVAAFCYALFLPIFFGQEFWQLDPGHTPTMLTGLAVAAVGVVAIEIAARVVYRRAA; encoded by the coding sequence ATGTCCGATCCGGAGGCCCCGGCGGCCTGCGTAGGCTCCGGTGACGTGACGGTTGCCGAGCCCGACGTCCTGCACGGCCTCACCGCGGCGCAGGTCGCGGAGCGGGTCGCCGCGGGGCAGACCAACGACGTGCCGTCGCGGGCCAGCCGCAGCGTCGGCGAGATCGTCCGCGCCAACGTGCTGACCCGCTTCAACGCGATCGTCGGCGTGCTGTTCGCGATCATCCTGGTGATCGGCCCGATCCAGGACGGCCTGTTCGGGTTCGTGATCATCATCAACACGCTGATCGGGATCGTGCAGGAGCTGCGGGCGAAGCGGACGCTGGAGCGGCTCGCGATCGTCGGCGAGGCCCGTCCGCGGGTGCGCCGCGACGGCGCGACCGTCGAGCTGGCCCCGAGCGGTGTGGTGCTCGACGACGTCATCGACCTCGGCCCGGGCGACAAGATCGTCGTCGACGGGGTGGTGCTCGCGGCCGCGGGCCTCGAGGTCGACGAGTCACTGCTCACCGGCGAGTCCGACGCCGTGCACAAGGAGGTCGGCGACCCCCTGCTCTCCGGCAGCTTCGTCACCGTCGGCGGCGGGGCGCAGCGCGCCACGAAGGTCGGCCGCGAGGCCTACGCCGCCCAGCTCGCCGAGGAGGCCAGCCGGTTCACCCTCGTCGGCTCCGAGCTGCGCGACGGGATCAACACCATCCTGCGGGTGATCACCTACCTGCTCGTGCCGGCGGCCGCCCTGATCATCTGGAGCCAGTTCCGCACGGCGGGCGGGGACGTCGACGACGCGCTGCGCGGCATGGTCGCGGCGCTCGTCCCGATGGTGCCCGAGGGGCTGGTGCTGCTCACCAGCATCGCCTTCGCCGTCGGGGTGGTGCGGCTCGGGGCGCGGCAGTGCCTGGTGCAGGAGCTCCCGGCGATCGAGGGGCTCGCCCGCGTCGACGTCGTCTGCGCCGACAAGACGGGCACGCTCACCGAGAACGGGATGCGGCTGTCGGAGATCCGGCCGGACGCGGCCGACGTGCGCGCGGCACTGGGGGCGCTCGGCGCCGCCGACCCGCGCCCCAACGCGAGCCTCGCCGCGGTCGTCGAGGGCTGCCCGGACCCGGGCTGGGCGGTCACGGAGACCGTCCCGTTCTCCTCCGCGCGCAAGTGGGGCGGGGCGACGTTCGCCGAGCACGGCACGTGGGTCCTCGGCGCAGCGGACGTGCTGCTGCCGGAGGGGGCGCCGGAGCGCGTCGAGGCGGAGCGGATCGGTTCCACCGGCCTGCGCGTCCTGCTGCTGGGCCGCCGCTCCGAGCCCGAGGGGCCCGTCGAACCGGCCGCGCTGGTCGTGCTGGAGCAGCGGGTCCGCCCCGAGGCCGCGGGCACGCTCGCCTACTTCGCGGAGCAGGACGTCGAGGTCAAGGTGATCTCGGGCGACAACGCGCTGTCCGTCGGGGCCGTCGCGGCGTCGCTGGACCTGCCGCGCGCCGACGCGCCCGTCGACGCCCGCACGCTCACCGCGGCCGACCTGTCCGACCGGCTGGAGGCCGGCACGGTGTTCGGGCGGGTCACGCCGGCGCAGAAGCGGGAGATGGTCGGCGCGCTGCAGCAGCGCGGGCACACCGTCGCGATGACCGGCGACGGCGTCAACGACGTGCTCGCCCTCAAGGACGCCGACATCGGTGTGGCGATGGGGTCGGGGAGCCCGGCGACGCGCGCCGTCGCCCAGATCGTGCTGCTGGACAACTCGTTCGCCACGCTGCCCCACGTCGTGGCCGAGGGGCGGCGAGTGATCGGCAACATCGAGCGCGTCTCGAACCTGTTCCTCACCAAGACCGTCTACTCGGTGTTCCTGGCCATCGCGATCGGCGCGCTCGGCGTGCCGTACCCGTTCCTGCCGCGGCACCTCACGCTCATCGGCTCGCTGACGATCGGCATCCCGGCGTTCTTCCTCGCGCTCGCCCCCAACGCCGAGCGCGCCCGCACCGGCTTCGTGCGCCGGGTGCTGCGGTTGTCGGTGCCGTCCGGGGTGGTCGCGGGCCTGGTCACGTTCGTGACCTACCTGCTCGTGCGCAACGACGCGGGAGCCACCGAGGTCCAGCACAGCACGGCGGCGGTGCTCGCCCTGTTCGTCGTCGCGACCTGGGTGCTGGTGGTCGTCGCCCGGCCGTTCGTGTGGTGGAAGGTCGTGATGATCGGGTTCACGGTCGCCGCGTTCTGCTACGCCCTGTTCCTCCCGATCTTCTTCGGGCAGGAGTTCTGGCAGCTGGACCCCGGTCACACCCCGACGATGCTGACCGGCCTCGCCGTCGCGGCGGTGGGCGTGGTGGCGATCGAGATCGCGGCGCGGGTGGTCTACCGGCGCGCCGCCTGA